A region of the Arctopsyche grandis isolate Sample6627 chromosome 10, ASM5162203v2, whole genome shotgun sequence genome:
TTCGCCAAAACTTCTTTAGTGGACGAATTATCATGATATCAAAAGAGAACGCCTTGCCATATGATCGTGTTCAAGTCTCCAAGTCACTTGATGCTCCCGTTGAAGCCTTGCAATTGAGGACTGATGACTTTTACAAGACCAACGACATTGAAGTAAAAAAAGGCGTGCATGCTATACACGTCAATTGTAGAACAAGGTCTGTGATGCTTTCTAATGGAGAGCAAATCAATTACGAAAAACTTTATTTGGCCACAGGATCTAGAGCTCGACTTATTCCTCTAACAGGAAGTGACTTACGTAATGTATTTACATTGAGATCAATTGAAGACTCTGCAGCGGTGTATGGAGCACTTGGTCCGAATAAAGACAAGCACGTTGTAATACTTGGCACAAGTTTCATAGGAATGGAAGCCGCTGCTTACTGTATCGACAAAGCTAGAAGTGTTACGGTTGTTGGCCGTGATTCAGTTCCATTCCGTTCGGTATTTGGAGAAGCCGTCGGAGCCAGTTTGATGAAAGTTTTCATGGATAAGGGAATACAATTCAAAATGAATACAAACATTAAAGCAGCCTATGGCCAAGGACGAAACATAGCTTCTGTCGAACTGAAAGATGGTAATATTTTATCGGCAGACATTCTTATAATGGGCACTGGTTCCATTTTAAACACCGAATTCCTTAGAGGATCTGGATTGACGATAGACGAGGACGGCGCTATTCCTGTTGATGACAAGCTTCAAACCAACATTCCAGGAGTGTTTGCTGGTGGTGATATTGCTAAAGCTCCAGTCTTCTGCAACGGTGGGAAGCCAGCAACCATCGGTCACTATGGCCTGGCGCAATATCATGGAAAAATAGCTGCACTCAATATGTTGGATAAATGCGTTCAACTCAAAGCTGTTCCATTTTTCTGGACCAGGGTCTTTGGTAGGTCGGTTCAGTACTGTGGTTATGGCGATTACAAGACTGTCAGAATAGAGGGGAATGTTGATGATCTGCGATTTGTTGCATTTTACTTTGACGAGTCTGGAAAGGTGGTTGCGATGACTGCTTGTCAACGTGATCCTGTTATATCACAGTTTGGCGAGTATTTGTATCAAGGGAAAACGTTGCATGCAGATGATTTAAATCCCAACCCTTTTAGCTGGGCAAAATGTGTTGCAAAACCGATTTGTAAAccgtaattttaaataaattgtattttttgtctaatgtatgtctaattttttggaaaaaaataaaattattgtggtttttaaaatttatttttgtttcatttcgaTGGAATTactcgataataataaatattaatcataAAATACATACTAACGTTCAACAGTTATATATTTggtatataaaattgttaacCTTTACGAATACAAATGACGATACACTCATgcaagcacatatgtacattccttGGAATGTGACAGCCATTCAAATATTCACACAATTGACATACTACATTGAATTAAGAATAAATAAGTGACATTCTATTTATTACTTCATATAAAAGAGTGCACTTCATTACAATAAAGTAAGTAATACTTATGAAAAGTCTTGATTGTCTTTTTTA
Encoded here:
- the LOC143917568 gene encoding apoptosis-inducing factor 3-like, yielding MSFSEVYVEAEVCNNSDVKNNEMKQFDLGSHGKVLLIRQGGKLSAVGTKCTHYGAPLIEGALGQGRVRCPWHGACFNVSTGDIEDFPGLDSLPRYQVTITNNGRVKVKAKKSELESNSRIKSMGKRECYNYTTFVIIGGGPSAAECVESLRQNFFSGRIIMISKENALPYDRVQVSKSLDAPVEALQLRTDDFYKTNDIEVKKGVHAIHVNCRTRSVMLSNGEQINYEKLYLATGSRARLIPLTGSDLRNVFTLRSIEDSAAVYGALGPNKDKHVVILGTSFIGMEAAAYCIDKARSVTVVGRDSVPFRSVFGEAVGASLMKVFMDKGIQFKMNTNIKAAYGQGRNIASVELKDGNILSADILIMGTGSILNTEFLRGSGLTIDEDGAIPVDDKLQTNIPGVFAGGDIAKAPVFCNGGKPATIGHYGLAQYHGKIAALNMLDKCVQLKAVPFFWTRVFGRSVQYCGYGDYKTVRIEGNVDDLRFVAFYFDESGKVVAMTACQRDPVISQFGEYLYQGKTLHADDLNPNPFSWAKCVAKPICKP